One Halovivax ruber XH-70 genomic region harbors:
- the rnhA gene encoding ribonuclease HI codes for MPTIECDVDVARERLESAGVSIEAGNTDHERWRASRGEATAVAYDGKVVIQGANPRDIETILRESGGRVHLYWDGGSRGNPGPAGIGWVLVTGDGIVAEGSDTIGEATNNQAEYEALIAALEAAREYGFDEVHCRGDSELIVKQVTGAYDTNDPVLREKRVTVVEHLSSFDEWTIEHVPREANEHADDLANEALDRA; via the coding sequence ATGCCGACCATCGAATGCGACGTCGACGTAGCGCGCGAGCGACTCGAATCCGCTGGTGTCTCGATCGAGGCTGGCAACACCGATCACGAACGCTGGCGGGCGAGTCGCGGCGAGGCGACGGCCGTCGCCTACGACGGCAAGGTCGTGATTCAGGGAGCGAACCCGCGCGACATCGAGACGATCCTTCGCGAGTCCGGCGGTCGGGTCCACCTCTACTGGGACGGTGGGTCACGCGGCAATCCCGGACCGGCGGGGATCGGCTGGGTCCTCGTCACGGGCGACGGGATCGTCGCAGAGGGGAGCGACACGATCGGCGAGGCGACCAACAACCAGGCCGAGTACGAGGCGCTGATCGCGGCGCTCGAGGCCGCCCGCGAGTACGGCTTCGACGAGGTGCACTGTCGCGGCGATTCCGAACTGATCGTCAAACAGGTCACCGGCGCGTACGATACGAACGATCCAGTGCTCAGGGAAAAACGCGTGACTGTCGTCGAGCACCTCTCGTCGTTCGACGAGTGGACCATCGAGCACGTCCCGCGCGAAGCCAACGAACACGCAGACGACCTCGCGAACGAGGCGCTCGATCGCGCCTGA
- a CDS encoding DUF7342 family protein — protein METWSDSTTASERVETIATTLSRPRTANWVADQADVKWDTAKKYLDELVESGDLLVTDSGEYVPDPTRAYFDRLRELILTYDRESLRGELEAIADRIDSWKREYDVDSRDELEQSLAGDLDPEAVRDRRRVIRRWETSERTRETVAAALAIYDDVTTLTDEIPESATLETAG, from the coding sequence ATGGAAACGTGGAGTGACTCGACCACGGCCAGTGAACGCGTCGAGACGATCGCGACGACGCTCTCACGACCGCGGACGGCCAACTGGGTCGCCGATCAGGCGGACGTGAAGTGGGATACGGCCAAGAAGTATCTGGACGAACTGGTCGAGTCCGGCGACCTGCTCGTCACCGACTCGGGCGAGTACGTTCCGGACCCCACGAGGGCGTACTTCGACCGCTTGCGAGAACTCATTCTGACGTACGACCGGGAGTCGCTTCGCGGTGAGCTCGAGGCGATCGCCGACCGCATCGATTCGTGGAAACGCGAGTACGATGTCGATTCCCGTGACGAACTCGAGCAATCGCTAGCCGGCGACCTCGATCCCGAGGCGGTGCGCGATCGCCGACGCGTGATCCGTCGCTGGGAGACTAGCGAGCGAACGCGAGAGACGGTCGCCGCGGCACTCGCGATCTACGACGACGTGACGACGCTGACCGACGAGATACCGGAGTCGGCGACGCTCGAAACGGCCGGGTGA
- a CDS encoding metal-dependent hydrolase: MNKRDHVMNAVLVGIGLGALVEPTGGETMAEAILMISVPVLLGALVPDIDTVMGDHRKTFHNLPLLVGFVAFPYTFGNLQYVWIGIVTHYVLDVAGNTRGIALFYPLLDREYGLPIGVPANSRVADVVTLLITGAELALAAAILHGMDAGWFQSIPSAVDGVQSALGV, translated from the coding sequence ATGAACAAACGGGATCACGTCATGAACGCGGTCCTCGTCGGGATCGGGCTCGGGGCGCTCGTCGAACCGACCGGTGGTGAGACGATGGCCGAGGCTATCCTCATGATCAGCGTGCCGGTCTTGCTCGGGGCGCTCGTCCCCGACATCGACACCGTGATGGGCGACCATCGCAAGACGTTCCACAACCTCCCGCTGCTCGTCGGTTTCGTCGCCTTTCCCTACACGTTCGGCAACCTCCAGTACGTCTGGATCGGGATCGTGACACACTACGTCCTCGACGTGGCGGGCAACACGCGAGGGATCGCTCTCTTTTACCCGTTACTGGACCGCGAGTACGGGCTGCCGATCGGGGTCCCCGCGAACAGCCGCGTTGCCGACGTCGTCACGCTGTTGATCACCGGTGCAGAACTCGCACTCGCCGCAGCCATCCTCCACGGCATGGACGCTGGCTGGTTCCAGTCGATTCCGTCGGCCGTCGACGGCGTCCAGTCGGCACTCGGGGTATAG
- a CDS encoding DUF5789 family protein, with protein sequence MSEDDEAEHPIELGDQTPVEGAPLARVSSRLHWPIEASEIDRREGETPIRSPDGPVKLEDLLSTIDVTYFSSRQEFERHVREAMGAGPVRTAE encoded by the coding sequence ATGAGCGAGGACGACGAGGCCGAACATCCGATCGAACTCGGCGACCAGACGCCGGTCGAGGGAGCACCGCTGGCGCGGGTGAGTTCCCGCTTGCACTGGCCGATCGAAGCGAGCGAGATCGATCGACGCGAGGGCGAAACGCCCATCAGATCACCCGACGGGCCGGTCAAACTGGAGGACCTGCTGTCGACGATCGACGTGACCTACTTCTCGTCGCGCCAGGAGTTCGAACGCCACGTTCGGGAGGCGATGGGAGCGGGACCCGTTCGGACGGCGGAGTAA
- a CDS encoding DUF7139 domain-containing protein: MTSLSEAYEGNKREVTSTRRLYTGTALVLAGGVLAVLAILVATTDVLSFVASGKLPSREAAGTLGGLAVPLVLVGVFTVLPAGRRAQAAAAISASICLLGVALFRYAYPHHWDGHGQELTFFVAIVYLLGLFSAIWCLFVVVVNFKMRNDPGGALEMNVTRQTHTTVVESEDRPEGVSSVGFLGSTPDGDVETQTNEGATSRTGRVTQAVSDAASAMSGSGSSRRSPDRPTATSDGGVETSDISSPLDSAAATDRTTPAEPADHYCGNCTHFEYRRESTGMVPHCTYQGTHMDDMDPCEEWEPNQ; the protein is encoded by the coding sequence ATGACCAGTCTCTCGGAGGCCTACGAAGGGAACAAGCGGGAGGTGACGAGCACTCGCCGGTTGTACACCGGGACGGCACTCGTCCTCGCGGGGGGTGTGCTCGCCGTCCTGGCTATCCTCGTCGCGACGACCGACGTGCTCTCGTTCGTCGCGAGTGGGAAACTGCCCTCACGGGAGGCAGCCGGGACGCTCGGTGGCCTCGCCGTCCCGCTCGTCCTCGTCGGCGTCTTCACCGTGCTGCCGGCCGGTCGACGCGCACAGGCCGCTGCGGCCATCAGCGCCAGTATCTGTCTGCTCGGCGTCGCACTCTTTCGCTACGCCTATCCACATCACTGGGACGGCCACGGCCAGGAGCTCACCTTCTTCGTCGCCATCGTCTACCTGCTCGGCCTCTTCAGTGCGATCTGGTGTCTCTTCGTCGTCGTCGTGAACTTCAAGATGCGCAACGACCCTGGCGGTGCCCTGGAGATGAACGTCACGCGACAGACGCACACGACCGTCGTCGAGAGCGAGGATCGACCCGAGGGCGTCAGCAGCGTCGGTTTCCTCGGCTCGACCCCGGACGGCGACGTCGAAACGCAGACGAACGAGGGAGCGACGAGTCGAACTGGCCGCGTCACGCAGGCCGTCTCCGACGCAGCGTCGGCGATGAGCGGGTCCGGGTCGTCCCGTCGCTCGCCAGACCGTCCGACGGCCACGAGCGACGGCGGCGTCGAGACATCGGACATCTCGTCACCACTCGATTCGGCCGCAGCCACGGATCGAACGACGCCAGCCGAGCCGGCCGACCACTACTGCGGCAACTGCACCCACTTCGAGTATCGGCGTGAATCGACGGGAATGGTCCCCCACTGTACGTACCAGGGAACCCACATGGACGACATGGACCCCTGTGAGGAGTGGGAGCCAAATCAGTAG
- a CDS encoding CPBP family intramembrane glutamic endopeptidase, producing the protein MYTVPQELDERVLVDGVLLLGGPLVLGLTHGERIGWRINRRALRNTVLLACFVLPFYLVGSTLPTIRAFYPMWETTAAPSVFVLHALKLFFLALAAETYYRGLLCVGVRSIGMKAVFISPLLYMLHHFGKPPIEFVLSGPTDVLFGAVDYKSNSILPSVVAHGAGLVLLDWLVLHEPLFDPTLLISILEHGPVPV; encoded by the coding sequence ATGTACACCGTCCCACAGGAGCTCGACGAGCGCGTGCTCGTCGACGGCGTCCTGTTGCTCGGCGGTCCGCTCGTCCTCGGACTGACCCACGGCGAGCGGATCGGCTGGCGCATCAATCGTCGCGCGTTGCGGAACACGGTCTTACTCGCGTGCTTCGTCCTCCCGTTTTACCTCGTCGGCTCGACGTTACCGACGATCAGAGCGTTCTATCCGATGTGGGAGACCACTGCCGCGCCGTCGGTGTTCGTCCTACACGCGCTGAAACTGTTCTTCCTCGCTCTCGCGGCGGAGACGTACTATCGCGGCCTGCTCTGTGTTGGCGTCCGGTCGATCGGGATGAAAGCAGTCTTCATCAGTCCGCTACTGTACATGCTTCACCACTTCGGGAAGCCACCGATCGAGTTCGTCCTCTCCGGCCCGACGGACGTCCTCTTCGGGGCGGTCGATTACAAGTCGAACTCGATTCTCCCGTCGGTCGTCGCCCACGGAGCGGGACTCGTCCTGCTCGACTGGCTCGTCCTCCACGAGCCGCTCTTCGATCCGACGCTGCTCATCTCGATCCTCGAACACGGTCCCGTGCCGGTGTGA
- a CDS encoding CinA family protein produces MNDDIDRDLPMRVADTLRDAGETLAVAESCTGGLVGATLTSIPGASDYFETGLTTYAYDAKRQHLAVSRESLDEHGAVSEPVAREMARGVRDVCDVTWGLSITGLAGPTGGTASKPVGTVYIGVAYAGPWESETSFAAVERHQFDGDRATIRAATVERALAVFLESCDEVER; encoded by the coding sequence GTGAACGACGATATCGATCGCGACCTCCCGATGCGGGTGGCCGACACGCTCAGGGACGCCGGCGAGACGCTCGCGGTCGCCGAGTCCTGCACCGGTGGCCTCGTCGGTGCGACGCTGACGTCGATTCCGGGTGCGAGCGACTACTTCGAGACCGGGCTGACGACCTACGCCTACGACGCCAAGCGCCAGCACCTCGCCGTCAGTCGAGAGTCGCTCGACGAACACGGGGCGGTCTCCGAACCCGTCGCCCGGGAGATGGCCCGGGGCGTTCGGGACGTCTGCGACGTGACCTGGGGCCTGTCGATCACGGGGCTGGCCGGCCCCACCGGCGGGACGGCGTCCAAACCCGTCGGTACGGTCTACATCGGCGTCGCGTACGCCGGTCCCTGGGAGAGCGAAACGTCGTTTGCGGCAGTCGAACGCCACCAGTTCGACGGGGATCGGGCGACGATCCGAGCGGCGACAGTCGAGCGTGCGCTCGCCGTCTTCCTCGAATCCTGTGACGAGGTCGAGCGCTGA
- a CDS encoding transcription initiation factor IIB, which produces MTRSTRQRERTRETVEDDEQEGIRTCPECESDNLVKDSDRGELVCQDCGLVVEEEKIDPGPEWRAFNHQERQEKSRVGAPTTQTMHDKGLTTTIDWKDKDAYGRSISSKKRSQMHRLRKWQERIRTKDAGERNLQFALSEIDRMASALGVPRSVREVASVIYRRALKEDLIRGRSIEGVATSALYAACRKEGIPRSLEEISEVSRVERKEIGRTYRYISQELGLEMRPVDPKKYVPRFCSELELSEEVQTKANEIIEKTAEEGLLSGKSPTGYAAAAIYAASLLCNEKKTQREVADVAQVTEVTIRNRYQEQIEAMGIHG; this is translated from the coding sequence ATGACACGGTCCACCCGCCAGCGGGAGCGTACGCGCGAGACGGTCGAGGACGACGAACAAGAGGGGATTCGGACCTGCCCGGAGTGCGAGTCCGACAATCTCGTGAAAGATTCGGATCGGGGTGAGCTCGTCTGTCAGGATTGCGGGCTCGTCGTCGAGGAGGAGAAGATCGATCCGGGCCCGGAGTGGCGCGCGTTCAACCACCAGGAACGCCAGGAGAAGTCCCGCGTCGGCGCGCCGACGACCCAGACGATGCACGACAAGGGGCTGACGACGACCATCGACTGGAAGGACAAGGACGCTTACGGGCGCTCGATTTCCTCGAAGAAGCGCAGCCAGATGCATCGGCTGCGAAAGTGGCAAGAGCGCATTCGGACGAAAGACGCCGGCGAGCGGAACCTGCAGTTCGCCCTCTCCGAGATCGATCGGATGGCCTCGGCGCTCGGCGTCCCGCGATCGGTCAGGGAGGTCGCGTCGGTCATCTACCGACGAGCGCTGAAAGAAGACCTCATCCGCGGGCGATCCATCGAGGGCGTCGCGACATCGGCACTCTACGCGGCCTGCCGAAAGGAGGGCATTCCGCGTAGTCTCGAGGAGATTTCTGAGGTATCCCGGGTCGAACGCAAGGAGATCGGGCGAACCTATCGCTACATCTCCCAGGAACTCGGCCTCGAGATGCGACCCGTCGACCCGAAGAAGTACGTCCCCCGCTTTTGCTCCGAACTCGAACTCTCCGAAGAGGTCCAGACCAAGGCCAACGAGATCATCGAGAAGACCGCCGAGGAGGGACTCCTCTCGGGCAAATCGCCCACCGGCTACGCCGCCGCGGCCATCTACGCCGCCTCGTTGCTCTGTAACGAGAAGAAGACCCAGCGTGAAGTCGCCGACGTCGCACAGGTGACCGAAGTGACGATCCGGAACCGCTATCAGGAACAGATCGAAGCGATGGGCATCCACGGCTAG
- a CDS encoding ArsA family ATPase — MSGLDVEPVENEDTGDNEIEVTPTDSVGDDGGLDIENADEATRVDVDTDSGDSIDGPSYVLYGGKGGVGKTTMAAATALDSARDGVRTLVVSTDPAHSLSDTFETDVPSSPARLRDDVPLWGVEIDPEAAMEAGETAFGGPGGPFGGASDATAGADDTTDPGANPFAGEGEGATAAGGPFGSEDGPGPGGLAGMMGGENPMEGLLGGTMPGADEAAAVQLLLEYLDDDRFDRVVVDTAPTGHTLRLLELPELLDSMVGKVLTIRQRIGSMIDGIKGMFGGGAESAGFDVEDLEKLSEQIERLRAALQDPERTDFRIVMVPEEMSVRESTRLREQLDDVGIPVGTVVVNRVMEPLADVTDEIDGDFLSPDLDDCAFCQRRWDVQQQALASAQDLFRGTDVRRVPLFADEVRGEKMLSVVAACLRR; from the coding sequence ATGAGCGGACTCGACGTCGAGCCGGTCGAGAACGAGGACACTGGCGACAACGAGATCGAGGTGACGCCGACGGACTCGGTCGGGGACGACGGCGGGCTCGACATCGAGAACGCCGACGAGGCGACCCGAGTCGACGTGGACACCGACAGCGGCGACTCGATCGACGGGCCGAGCTACGTTCTCTACGGTGGGAAAGGCGGTGTCGGCAAGACGACGATGGCCGCCGCCACCGCCCTCGACAGCGCCCGGGACGGCGTTCGAACCCTCGTCGTCTCGACGGATCCGGCCCACTCGCTGTCGGACACCTTCGAGACCGACGTTCCCAGTTCGCCGGCGCGGCTTCGAGACGACGTCCCGCTGTGGGGCGTCGAGATCGACCCCGAAGCGGCGATGGAAGCCGGCGAAACCGCGTTCGGCGGTCCCGGCGGCCCCTTCGGTGGCGCGTCGGACGCCACCGCTGGAGCGGACGACACGACCGACCCCGGTGCGAACCCGTTCGCCGGTGAGGGAGAGGGAGCAACTGCCGCAGGCGGCCCCTTCGGCAGCGAAGACGGACCCGGACCCGGTGGCCTCGCCGGCATGATGGGTGGCGAGAACCCGATGGAGGGGCTCCTCGGTGGCACGATGCCTGGCGCGGACGAGGCTGCGGCCGTCCAGCTGCTCCTCGAGTACCTCGACGACGACCGCTTCGACCGCGTGGTCGTCGACACGGCACCGACGGGCCACACCCTCCGCCTCCTCGAACTCCCCGAACTGCTCGACTCGATGGTCGGGAAAGTGTTGACGATCCGGCAGCGTATCGGGAGCATGATCGACGGCATCAAGGGCATGTTCGGCGGCGGTGCGGAGTCGGCCGGGTTCGACGTCGAGGATCTCGAGAAATTGAGCGAACAGATCGAACGACTCCGGGCCGCACTTCAGGATCCGGAGCGCACCGACTTCCGGATCGTCATGGTCCCCGAGGAGATGAGCGTTCGCGAGTCGACACGACTGCGCGAACAACTCGACGATGTGGGCATCCCGGTCGGTACCGTCGTCGTCAATCGCGTCATGGAGCCCCTCGCCGACGTGACCGACGAGATCGATGGTGACTTCCTCAGTCCCGACCTCGACGACTGCGCGTTCTGTCAGCGCCGCTGGGACGTCCAGCAACAGGCCCTGGCGTCCGCGCAGGACCTCTTCCGCGGCACGGACGTCAGGCGCGTTCCGCTGTTCGCCGACGAGGTCCGCGGCGAGAAGATGCTCTCGGTCGTGGCTGCGTGTCTGCGGCGGTAG
- the nreA gene encoding DNA repair protein NreA, translating into MRLDEYIEDLEPDEEAERRRLAKEKSYAITDHLETVERRFDDVISGDSLVGSSAPSIFVGRSNYPDIPVGLLSPVGDEDRAEDYVTDGKWYQQDYGIDDVLQRRTGLLNSSKRANVDAPSIASQLAPSVHDVWDGFVGVQREVAIADRPVDLEIGLDSKPDLNLDVGTDVATPRGPRANARDAELRENPHVPRQVEKTLEDDDWQAQGAMNYLYRRGFDVYEINSILSAGALGEADQRRLVPTRWSITAVDDAVGEYLRGRIRNRPSVDEVQVWMNEYVGNRYWVILAPGTWEFELVEMKAPGSVWNPDPGGNIWMGSASEGYEGRTGYVEETAGAYYASRLGALEHLESIGRQAKCLVLREVSDEYWAPVGVWQVRESVRNAFEGEYGTAETFHDAVATVTQQLPVSLARLRRKSELAAGLQSNLAAFTNR; encoded by the coding sequence ATGCGCCTCGACGAGTACATCGAGGACCTAGAACCCGACGAGGAGGCCGAACGTCGGCGCCTCGCGAAGGAGAAGTCCTACGCGATCACAGACCACTTAGAGACCGTCGAGCGGCGCTTCGACGACGTCATCAGCGGGGATTCCCTCGTCGGGTCGAGCGCACCCTCCATCTTCGTCGGGCGATCGAACTACCCCGACATTCCGGTTGGGCTGCTCTCCCCCGTGGGCGACGAAGACCGCGCCGAAGACTACGTCACCGACGGGAAGTGGTACCAGCAGGACTACGGCATCGACGACGTCCTGCAACGGCGCACCGGCCTGTTGAACTCGAGCAAGCGAGCCAACGTCGACGCGCCGAGTATCGCTTCGCAGCTCGCCCCCTCGGTCCACGACGTCTGGGACGGGTTCGTCGGGGTCCAGCGCGAGGTCGCCATCGCCGATCGCCCCGTGGACCTGGAGATCGGCCTCGACAGTAAACCCGATCTCAACCTGGACGTCGGAACCGACGTCGCGACGCCTCGTGGCCCACGCGCGAACGCTCGCGACGCCGAACTCCGCGAGAATCCACACGTCCCCCGCCAGGTCGAGAAGACCTTAGAGGACGACGACTGGCAGGCACAGGGGGCGATGAACTACCTCTACCGCCGCGGGTTCGACGTCTACGAGATCAACTCGATCCTCTCGGCCGGCGCACTCGGCGAGGCCGACCAGCGCCGACTCGTCCCGACGCGCTGGTCGATCACGGCCGTCGACGACGCCGTCGGTGAGTACCTCCGCGGACGGATCCGTAACCGCCCGAGCGTCGACGAGGTCCAGGTCTGGATGAACGAGTACGTCGGCAACCGCTACTGGGTGATCCTGGCACCGGGCACCTGGGAGTTCGAACTCGTCGAGATGAAAGCCCCCGGCAGCGTCTGGAATCCCGATCCAGGCGGCAATATCTGGATGGGCAGCGCGAGCGAGGGCTACGAGGGGCGAACGGGGTACGTCGAGGAGACCGCGGGCGCCTACTACGCTTCGCGTCTCGGCGCCCTCGAACACTTAGAGTCGATCGGGCGGCAGGCGAAGTGTCTCGTCCTCCGGGAGGTCTCCGACGAGTACTGGGCGCCCGTCGGCGTCTGGCAGGTCAGAGAGAGCGTTCGTAACGCCTTCGAGGGCGAGTACGGCACGGCCGAAACCTTCCACGACGCGGTCGCGACCGTCACGCAGCAACTGCCCGTCTCGCTCGCCCGACTCCGGCGGAAGTCCGAACTCGCCGCCGGTCTCCAGTCGAACCTCGCCGCGTTCACGAACCGGTAG
- a CDS encoding SDR family oxidoreductase: protein MTSATAADGDESANATRPDRSDERARTGSDLDEDRYTRKQSVLITGCSSGIGRATALAFLDEDWTVVASARDPTDIADLADAGCETITLDVTDPDQVTSVIERTVEETGAIDCLVNNAGYAQMGPLEDVQADDLQSQFDVNVFGPHRLTRAALPHMRAQGAGRIVNVSSIIGRISVAGSGAYAASKHAMEAMSDALRVEVEPFDVDVVLIEPGPVETAFADRVDEELPESRTPDYDAIYDLFEDTQLIGGSGPLASAPEDVADVIVHAATCSEPPARYPVGPVAHYGSYARFLPDRLRDGIYGLVRKLV, encoded by the coding sequence ATGACCAGTGCGACGGCAGCCGACGGGGACGAGTCGGCGAACGCGACGCGGCCGGACCGATCGGACGAGCGTGCGCGAACGGGCAGCGACCTCGACGAGGACCGCTACACGCGAAAGCAGAGCGTCCTGATCACCGGCTGTTCGTCGGGGATCGGTCGCGCGACGGCGCTTGCCTTCCTCGACGAGGACTGGACCGTCGTCGCGTCGGCGCGCGACCCGACCGACATCGCCGACCTCGCGGACGCGGGCTGTGAGACCATCACGCTCGACGTCACCGACCCCGACCAGGTGACGTCCGTCATCGAGCGGACGGTCGAGGAGACCGGCGCGATCGACTGTCTGGTGAACAACGCGGGCTACGCGCAGATGGGGCCGCTCGAGGACGTCCAGGCCGACGACCTCCAGTCGCAGTTCGACGTCAACGTCTTCGGCCCGCACCGACTCACTCGCGCGGCCCTGCCGCACATGCGCGCACAGGGGGCGGGTCGGATCGTCAACGTCTCCAGCATCATCGGACGGATTTCCGTCGCCGGATCGGGTGCCTACGCCGCCTCGAAACACGCGATGGAGGCGATGAGCGACGCGCTGCGCGTCGAGGTCGAACCGTTCGACGTCGACGTGGTCCTGATCGAACCTGGCCCGGTGGAGACCGCCTTCGCCGACCGGGTCGACGAGGAACTCCCCGAGTCGCGGACGCCGGACTACGACGCCATCTACGACCTCTTCGAGGACACCCAGCTGATCGGAGGCAGTGGGCCGCTGGCGAGCGCGCCCGAGGACGTCGCCGACGTCATCGTCCACGCCGCGACCTGTTCCGAGCCGCCGGCGCGCTATCCGGTCGGCCCCGTCGCCCACTACGGCTCGTACGCACGATTCCTTCCCGACCGGCTCCGTGATGGCATCTACGGTCTCGTCCGGAAACTGGTCTGA
- a CDS encoding DUF7108 domain-containing protein — translation MDEPTSDRFDQPRDRSDPAPDRSNSTPDRSDSASDQSDASASVTAHIDVSGNEPDGESDEDGLPSSVVEEAERLTRLARNATDPDERAAYLDRRDSIVAAHDYTARVREEDETLVCHPDEWVVDGTVRFDRIDDRSAAVEVSLSGPGDPDDWAAVDDANRELVERVRERAGDVHAANVARFADFMGNHCAKRMTAASSAEIEQFLGEYYPRNTWPEPDERAVVAESIERLFDVAGESPPPFSRPE, via the coding sequence ATGGACGAACCGACATCGGATCGATTCGATCAGCCACGGGACCGATCCGACCCGGCTCCGGATCGATCCAACTCGACACCGGACCGATCAGACTCGGCTTCGGACCAATCCGACGCGTCGGCGTCTGTAACGGCGCACATCGACGTCTCCGGGAACGAGCCTGATGGCGAATCCGACGAGGACGGGCTCCCGTCGTCGGTCGTCGAGGAGGCAGAGCGCCTCACGCGGCTCGCGCGCAACGCGACCGATCCGGACGAACGGGCGGCCTACCTGGATCGGCGCGACTCGATCGTGGCCGCACACGACTACACGGCTCGCGTGCGCGAGGAGGACGAGACGCTCGTCTGCCATCCGGACGAGTGGGTCGTCGACGGAACCGTCCGGTTCGATCGGATCGACGACCGTTCGGCGGCCGTCGAGGTCTCGCTGTCGGGTCCGGGCGACCCCGACGACTGGGCGGCGGTCGACGACGCCAACCGTGAACTCGTCGAACGCGTCCGCGAGCGAGCGGGCGACGTCCACGCCGCGAACGTCGCCCGGTTCGCAGACTTCATGGGAAACCACTGTGCAAAGCGGATGACGGCGGCCTCGTCTGCGGAGATCGAGCAGTTCCTCGGTGAGTACTACCCCCGAAACACCTGGCCGGAACCCGACGAACGCGCGGTCGTTGCGGAGTCGATCGAGCGACTGTTCGACGTGGCAGGCGAGTCGCCACCGCCGTTCTCACGACCGGAGTGA
- a CDS encoding pyridoxal phosphate-dependent aminotransferase yields MEYETPLFFHVMGYAADAEGDVIDMVSGNPDWEPPESLREGLREYADFDADRFQYPPSEGIRPLREEIAARRGVGVSQVVLTNGAGEANYLAMARALERGAGSEVILTDPVYSYYPGKTTMLGGRAHYVSAGADGQLDPSVVRAAASEDTAAIVVNTPNNPTGAVYPEATVHELVEIAETNDAILVSDEVYDHYDLSGTFTSALSVDSAHRIVTNAFSKSLAITGFRVGYAIFPPHLVDDAKSRHMLVNVAGSRPAQYAVLRALQETDPAYHEANRDLLRERVDLFTGALESAGADYVEPDGAFYVLARFDGYPGTLETVEQLIDQAGVAGMPGSAFGESASSWLRFALVTPRVEEAADRLAEYVA; encoded by the coding sequence ATGGAGTACGAGACACCGCTGTTCTTCCACGTGATGGGGTACGCGGCCGACGCCGAGGGTGACGTGATCGACATGGTGAGTGGCAACCCGGACTGGGAACCGCCGGAGTCACTCCGCGAGGGGCTCCGGGAGTACGCCGACTTCGACGCGGACCGGTTTCAGTACCCGCCGAGCGAGGGCATTCGACCCCTTCGCGAGGAGATTGCCGCTCGGCGGGGTGTCGGCGTCTCGCAGGTCGTGCTCACCAACGGCGCCGGGGAGGCGAACTACCTCGCGATGGCTCGCGCGTTAGAACGCGGTGCCGGCTCGGAGGTTATCCTCACCGATCCCGTCTACTCGTACTACCCGGGCAAGACGACGATGCTCGGCGGGCGCGCCCACTACGTCTCCGCCGGGGCCGACGGCCAGCTGGATCCGAGCGTGGTCCGCGCCGCGGCGAGCGAAGACACCGCCGCGATCGTGGTGAACACACCGAACAACCCGACGGGGGCGGTCTACCCCGAAGCGACCGTCCACGAACTGGTCGAGATCGCCGAGACGAACGATGCGATCCTCGTTTCGGACGAAGTCTACGACCACTACGACCTCTCGGGGACGTTCACGAGCGCGCTCTCGGTCGACTCCGCGCACCGGATCGTCACCAACGCGTTCTCGAAGTCGCTCGCGATCACGGGCTTCCGGGTGGGCTACGCGATCTTCCCGCCACACCTCGTCGACGACGCGAAGAGTCGACACATGCTCGTCAACGTCGCCGGGAGTCGACCCGCACAGTACGCCGTGCTCCGGGCGCTTCAGGAGACGGATCCCGCGTACCACGAGGCGAATCGGGACCTGCTTCGCGAGCGCGTCGACCTGTTCACCGGAGCGCTCGAATCGGCCGGGGCGGACTACGTCGAACCGGACGGTGCGTTCTACGTCCTGGCTCGTTTCGATGGCTATCCCGGTACACTCGAGACCGTCGAGCAACTGATCGACCAGGCGGGCGTCGCCGGGATGCCCGGCAGCGCGTTCGGCGAGAGCGCCAGTTCCTGGCTCCGATTCGCGCTCGTCACGCCTCGCGTGGAGGAGGCGGCCGACCGGCTCGCCGAGTACGTCGCCTGA